GCGCGCTGATGGTACAGCGGCAGCACAAGGTAGAGGACGACTACCAGGATAAGCGCCCAGACCAACAAGTTGCGGACGTACTTATTGAACACCGCGGCGACCTCCGCGCGGGACCCGGCCCCCCGGTCCAACCTGCCCGGAAGCCTGAGCGTGCCGCATCACCCAGAGATTATAGCACACGCCGTTACCTCTGCTGTACGTCGTCGTCTGCTCCGACCCCATCATGGTTAACGTCCGGACGGGCGCCGCGATTCTCGCGCGACTCAACCGTAATTTCGATCGCCTCCGGCCGCCGGAAAATCCGGACCCCGCCCGGCGTTTCCCAGACGCCGCCGGGGCGGCCGCTCAGCACGCCGAGACGCGCCTCTTCTATATGAACGAACGCGATGGGAGCACCGTTCCCACGCGCCCGCCGAATGGCCTCGCGAAGCGCCCGCCGCTGCAACGCGACGGGAAGCCTCGCGAACGCCGCGGAGGGGATGTGGACCGTAGCGTCGGTCTCGTGCAGCACCGCGTCGATTTCCGGCGCGCTCAACGCATCCAGCGCGTCCGCCTCGTCCCGCAGGAGCTCGGCAAGACGCGCGAGGGCGCGTCGCACATCCGAATTATACCCTTCCAGGATCGGAAGAAGGACCAACCGCACGCGGTTGCGCAGCATCGCGAGATCCTGATTGGTCGGATCCTCCCGGGCCGCGAGGCGCGTGCGCGCGAGGTACCCGGCGATGTCGGCGCGCGCCGCGTCGATGAGCGGCCGGATCACCCGGAGGCCGGCGTGCGGCCGCACGGGTGGAATACCCGCCAGCCCGCGCGGCCCGCTTCCCCGCAGCAGGCGCATAAGCACCGTCTCCGCCTGATCGTCGCGTGTATGGCCGGTCGCGATCACGGTCGCCCCGATGCGCCGGGCGACCTCCGTCAGAAAGCCATAGCGCGCGTCTCGCGCGGCGTCCTCGATCGAACGCCCGCTGCGGGCGGCCGCCCCCCGAACATCCCGGGTCCCGCCGTGGTACGGATATCCCAGGCGGTCCGCCATCCCGGCCACGGCGACCGCGTCCTCCGAGGCGTCCGGCCGCAATCCATGGTTGAGGTGCGCGACGTGCAGTTCGAGGCGGAGGTCGTCGCGAAGCGCCGCCAGCACGGACACCAACACCGTGGAGTCCGGGCCGCCCGACACCGCTACTACGACCCGCTCCCCGCCCGCCAGCATGCCGCGGCGGCGGATCGTTTCCAACACCTGACCGAGAAAGGGGTCGCGGGGCATGGCCCGCACTTTTCGGTGCGGGGAGCGCGCGCTCCCTGCCCTACTGCGCGCCGTCTCCACCGAGGGGGACGGCGGCCGCTCCGTACCCGGCACCGGGCCGGCGGTAGTCGTCCCGCGGCGGCGCGAAGATGTCGAGCACGAGGCACCGGCTTCCGACGGCCCGTCCGCCGTGCGGCACGTTCGGCGGCGTCTCCCAAAAGTCGCCCGCCTTGACCGCGTACTCCACGCCGTCCTGGATGCGGATCCACTCGCCCTCCAGGCACACGCCCCACTGCTCGTTGGGGTGGGCGTGCACGGGCGACTCGGACCACGGCTCGATCGCGACGACGGACAGCATGACGTGGGTCCCCGGAAAGACCCGCGCCCGGATGCCGGGGGCCAGCTCTCGCGGGATGCCGCCCTCACGAAGATTGTGAAACCACGCCGCACTCATGTCGCGCCTCCCTCCCTGATCCCGGCGGACCCGGCCGGACTATCTATAGGCCGAGTGGATTGATCGGACGCCCGTTCTGGCGGATCTCGAAGAACAGGTGCGGGCCGGTGCTCCAGCCTGTGCTTCCGACCTGCGCGATGACCTGGCCGCGCCGCACGTGTTCTCCGATGTAAACGCGATACGAGGATAGATGGGAGTACGTGGTGGTGATGCCGCGTCCGTGGTCCAGAATGACGAGGGTCCCGTTGGCGGGAAGGACGCCGGCGAAGATCACGGTGCCCGCCTCCGGCGCCTGCACGGCGGTCCCCATCGACGCGGCGATGTCGACCCCGGTATGAAACTCGGGCGTATCGAAGATGGGGTGGATCCGCCATCCGTATCCCGAGGTGATGGCCCCCGCGACCGGCCACGGCATTCCACCGTTCAGAAACGTAGGCGCGGTCCCGCTCGAGCGGGCAAAGGGATCCGTGGCGCCGTAGGGCAGCACCGCGCCGGGCGGTGGCGGGATCTCCGGGATGGCGCCCGCGCTGATCGATGCGATGCGTGCCGCCTCGGCGTTGAGTTCGGCGAGCGCCTGCCGATCGCGCGCCGCGATCTGCGTGAGTTTGTCCGGGTTGACACCGGCCGGCGAACGCCGGGGCGCGAACCCCGCCGTCGTCGGCGCTTCAACCCCTGCCGGCCGGTGTCGCGGATCCACGGCGAGCGTGAGCAGGGGTTGCCCCCGCCGCACCGCCTGTCCGGGCGCGACGATCGGATCGAGCACCCAGCCGTCCGCCGGAGCCCGCACGACGGTCTTGCTCAGGTCCGCCTGGGCACGGCGCACGTCGGTCTCAGCGCGCACGCCTTCGGCGACCAGCGCCTCGAGCGCCCTCACGCGTTGCTCCATGGCGACAATGGTGGAGCCGGCCCGCTGCGCCAGCGCCCAGGTCTCCTTGGCATGCTGCTCGCGCGCAGCCTCCGCCCGGCGCGCCGCGTCCAACTGCCGGCGCACGGCGTCTGCCCGGGCCGCCTCGGCCCGCGCCGCCGTCAGCCGTGCCTGGGCCGCGTGAAGTTCAGCCGTGGCCGCCCGCACGCGCGCACCCGCGGCATCTAGCGTGACGGTGTCGCCCGTGATCTGCTGCGCCGCCACCGCGCCCTGCGCGGCTAAGGCCGTGTCGCGGTCGACGGCCTGCCGGGCGGCCGCCGCGTCCGCCTGGGCTGCCGCAAGACTCCGCTGCGCGGCCGCGACGGCGGCGTCCGTCTGCAGCACCCCTTCCGCCTGAGGGGGACCCCCGGCCGGCGGGTTCCGAAGGGCCGCCTGCACCTGCGCCCGCGCCGCATCATCCGCCGCGGCATCGGCATTGACTTGCTGGGCCGCGATGAGACCCTGCGCAAGCAGCGCCCGGTCGCGATCAAAGATCCGGCCGGTCGAGGCCGCCTCGGCCTGCGCACCGGTCAAGACCTCGGCCCGGGCGGCCGTGATCTCCCGCTGCGCCGCGGCGAGCTGGGCGGTCGTTGCGGCACTGATCTTCGGAATGACCGTGGGTGGCGGTGCGACCCGCGGCGGCATCGTGTTCGCGCTGCCGACGGCCGCGGTGATACCGGCCGCCGCCTGATCCCGCCCGGCGGCGAACGCCGCCTGCGCGGCGATGATCCGTGCCTCCAGCGCCGCGGCCCGGGCGCGCGCCGCCGTGAGCGCCGCGCCATCGCCACCCCGGGTCAGCTCGACCAGGGGGGCTCCGGCCGTCACGTACTGGTGGAGTTGAGCATCGACCCGGACGATCGTCCCGGCAACCTCCGCGCCAACGCCCACCGGAATCGCGACCGCGGGTACGGCGGTACCCCAGGACGTGGCGACGGGAGACGGCTTCCCCCCAATCCCGGCCGGTGCAGCCGGTGCCGCGCCGAGCATGGCGGACGCACTCACGACGAACGCGGTAGCCGCCACGCGTAAGACCGGCGAAAGAAACTGGTTCACCTACGGCCCGACCTCGACAGCATGCTCTTTCGTAGAACGCTCCCGGCCCAATGGCTACTCCGCGCGCAGGCGGCCCCGCAGTGGTCCTCCCGTATTCATATTCTCCAAGGACCAGGGCGCCGCGTGCCCCCCAACGGCCCGGTGCAACCTTACCGATATCCTTCGTTTTATTAGCCCATAGTTAGGTGAAAGTTAGCCAACAAAGGATGCTAGCACCTGTACCTAAAGGGGTGGCTCTCCTCTCGTTGGCCGTCACCGGCGTGACTACGATGAAAGCACTTAGGGACAGCCTCAAAACAGACATCAGGTCGCTACCGGGGGTCTTCAATGAAACGCAATCGCCTGATCGTCGCCGTCGCGTTCGTGCTCGTGAGCACAGGCCTTCCGAGGATGGCAGCTGCCACAACCGCAGCGCCAATGCAAGGCGTGCTCACGGCAGTCGACACAATCGGGACGATTCGTCTCACAGAAGCATCGATAATCCCTAATGCCACGGGCCACTCCTTCATGATTCTCGCACCGACAGGAATCCAGGAATTCTTCGTCACGTCGTCCACGCTGGTTGACGGCACAAGCGTCGGACCGATCACGTTCAACCCGCTCTGGCGGTGCGTCGGCACTCCGATCAGCGTGTGGTTTCACACCGTGGGCATGTTCCAGGTCGCCGACCAGATCGAAGCAAAAGTCCCGGCCGCGCAGGGCGCGGGCGCACCGGCCTGTGGGACCGCGGCGAGTACAAGCGCGCCGACAACGGGCAGCCCCGCCGCTCCCAGCGGGAGCCCCTCCGGTGCCGTCGGTACTATCTCCGCCGCGAGCGCCGACGCTACCGTTAGCAGCGACGCCGGCACCGGCTCTTCTCCGGCCCGTGGCCCTGGCCGCGTTGGCGGCGGTTCCAGTGGCAGCACGGGCCCCGCTGGCGGCGGGAGTCCCACCGGCGGCGGTTCGACAAACGGTGCCAGTTCGACCGCCGGCAGCACTTCTACGGTCGGCGGCGGCTCCAACGGCAGCCGCGGCACTGCCCCCGGCGGCAATTCTGCCGGCGGCAGCGGCTCAGGCGGCAGCAGTGCCGGTGGTTCGAGCGCGGGCGACCGCTCCGGCGGCAGCGGTGGCGGACCCGACGGCGAGCATGACCAGGTCAGCAATAGTAGTGGCCCAAACAGCGGCGGTGCCTCAGGCGGTAGCAGTGCCTCAGGCGGTAGCAGCGCCTCGGGCGGTAGCAGTGCCTCAGGCGGTAGCAGCGCCTCAGGCGGTAGCAGTGCCTCAGGCGGTAGCAGCGCCTCGGGCGGTAGCAGCGCCTCGGGCGGTAGCAGTGCCTCAGGCGGTAGCAGTGGCTCAGGCGGCAGTAGTAACTCAAGCGGCAGCGGCGGCGGCCAAGGTGAGCACAGCAGCCAGGGTAACGGCGCGGACTCGGCCGGCACGGGCCACGGCCAGGGTAACGGTCTCGGAGGAGACAAGTCCAACACCGGTCACCACGAGAACGGTAGGTAGGCCTCGCGCACCCTTGGTGGCAGCGGAGGGTTCAAACACGAGACCAGTCCGCGGGCTGGCCGGAGGTACCGCTTGAGCATGATTCCGGCCCCAAGCGAAGCGGCGCGAGGGGTGATCTCAGCGGGCCGCAGTTCGGCGACGGTACTTGCCGAACAGATGACGCGCGTTCGCTCCGGCGGCCGGGTGGGCGGCCAGAATACTCGGCTCGCCGCCGATTTGCGGCGCGGGAGACGCCGGTGGCCCGAGTTTTGAGACAGTCTATTTGTTGAGTTTGCTGATCTTCGCCCCCTGCAGCGACACGTCGAACATCAACCCCTTCTGACCCACCACGAATGCGACGATCGGCTGGTTGATCTGCATCGTGCTGACGTCGGCGCCCACCCCCACGTTTACCAGCGTGGCCGCGCCGTCGACGCCGACCTGCCACCCCGAGGAATCTTTGAACTGTTGGAGCGCCGCGCGGTCGCGGAAGACGATGATGAGGTCCTTCTTTTGTATACCGATAGAGGCCCCCCACGAACCGCCCGCGATACTGTAGTATCCGTTGGTGCTCCCGCCAACCCGTAGGGCGCCCTCGCCGTATTGTCCGCCGATCACGAACGCGGCCTTGACCACGTCCGGAAGAACGAGCACGCCTTCGGCGGTGGCCAGGAAGTTGGCGCCTCCTGTGACCTGCTGATCGAAGCGAGCCAGCGCCGCGTCCACGCCTGCGTCGATCTCCTGCGCCGTCTTCGCATGGGACACACCGGGGAGCGCAAGGTTGCCGAGCAAGAGTAGACACGCCGCAAGCGCCAAACTCCGGCGAAACCGTGAGACACGCATGATCCAACCTCCTTTTCGTGCCGGACCACGCCGACCGACCGCCGGTCCGAGAGTACGGTCCAAGAAAAGTCGAGCCTCGGTCAACCGAAATCTTCCCCCACTCTCCCCGGTCGTCGCCTCCTCCGTGGTGTCGGCGGCTGATACCGCCTTCCGCCCGTGATGAAGCGGGTATCCGACGAACGTCCTGTAATCCGCTGCGGTGGGATTCTTGGTGGCGGCGGAGGCTTCGAACCCGCCGCTCCCGACTCCGGCGATTCTCCGAAGCCCTTGGAAGACAAGGATTCCAGGGATACTTCGTATGCCTGAGGCCAGGGTAAAAGCGTATGGGTAGACTTCTGCGCGGGGCGAGGAGGTGCTTTCCTGTCCCGCATTCTCTCTATCCGCACCGACAGCCGCCCCGACTCCCTGCGTGTCGCGCGAAAACAGGTCCGAGAAGCCGCCTTGCGGGCGGGCGCGAGCGTCGGGATCGCCTCGGAGATCGAGTTGGCGGCGGGTGAGGCGCTCTCCAACACCTACACACACGCGTACAACGGCACCGCTGGACCCGTGGAGATCCAGATAGACCAGACGGGTACACATGTGATCGTCTCCGTCATCGACGGGGGTGAAGCAACCATCGCTCCGGTGATCCCGGACACGCTGCCAGCCACCACACTCATTGGGGGGCGCGGTCTCTATCTTATGCGGCGTCTCCTTGACGACGTGACGATCTCCATCAGTCCGACCGGCCACGGACTCGTCGTGCAGATGACCCGACGTGTTCGGCGTCAGGGAGACGAATTGGCGGTGTCAGAGCGCGGCGATATCTGTGGAGGGTAGTCATGGGGCCGCGATCGGTTCCCGCACAGAGTTGAGCCTGTAGTCTACGTGGGCCGGAGAATGACGCCCAGTCTCCCAGTCTCTCTGTCTCGGAGCCGATTAACGACCTCGTCAACCTACCGGGCGCAGATCCCGGCCGACGTGTCGGATGCGTTGTCCCTTGGCGGTGCCCACTTTCAGCAACGTGATGGCTCCTGAGATCGGTCGGGGGGAGAGTGGAAAGATCACTACCAGCACCCCGTTGTCGTACGACGCGTTGGCGCGGCTCGCATCCACGGATTCAGGAAGGTCCACGGCGCGCTCGTAGGGCCCGACCGTCCACTCGCGCAGGTATCCTTGTTTTCTTTCCTGACCCAGTCCCCGCACCGCACCCCGAATGGAAAGCCTTCGACCTTCCACCTCGATGCGGATATTCTGAGGCTCGAGTCCCGGGGCAGTGGTAGCCACCATCAACCGCTGTGCGCCTCGGTAGACGTTGAGCGGCAGTCCCCTCTCCATCATCGCGCTCCTCCAGATCGTCCAGTCCGGCGTACTTGGCAGGCG
Above is a genomic segment from bacterium containing:
- the tilS gene encoding tRNA lysidine(34) synthetase TilS; translation: MPRDPFLGQVLETIRRRGMLAGGERVVVAVSGGPDSTVLVSVLAALRDDLRLELHVAHLNHGLRPDASEDAVAVAGMADRLGYPYHGGTRDVRGAAARSGRSIEDAARDARYGFLTEVARRIGATVIATGHTRDDQAETVLMRLLRGSGPRGLAGIPPVRPHAGLRVIRPLIDAARADIAGYLARTRLAAREDPTNQDLAMLRNRVRLVLLPILEGYNSDVRRALARLAELLRDEADALDALSAPEIDAVLHETDATVHIPSAAFARLPVALQRRALREAIRRARGNGAPIAFVHIEEARLGVLSGRPGGVWETPGGVRIFRRPEAIEITVESRENRGARPDVNHDGVGADDDVQQR
- a CDS encoding cupin domain-containing protein encodes the protein MSAAWFHNLREGGIPRELAPGIRARVFPGTHVMLSVVAIEPWSESPVHAHPNEQWGVCLEGEWIRIQDGVEYAVKAGDFWETPPNVPHGGRAVGSRCLVLDIFAPPRDDYRRPGAGYGAAAVPLGGDGAQ
- a CDS encoding peptidoglycan DD-metalloendopeptidase family protein, with protein sequence MNQFLSPVLRVAATAFVVSASAMLGAAPAAPAGIGGKPSPVATSWGTAVPAVAIPVGVGAEVAGTIVRVDAQLHQYVTAGAPLVELTRGGDGAALTAARARAAALEARIIAAQAAFAAGRDQAAAGITAAVGSANTMPPRVAPPPTVIPKISAATTAQLAAAQREITAARAEVLTGAQAEAASTGRIFDRDRALLAQGLIAAQQVNADAAADDAARAQVQAALRNPPAGGPPQAEGVLQTDAAVAAAQRSLAAAQADAAAARQAVDRDTALAAQGAVAAQQITGDTVTLDAAGARVRAATAELHAAQARLTAARAEAARADAVRRQLDAARRAEAAREQHAKETWALAQRAGSTIVAMEQRVRALEALVAEGVRAETDVRRAQADLSKTVVRAPADGWVLDPIVAPGQAVRRGQPLLTLAVDPRHRPAGVEAPTTAGFAPRRSPAGVNPDKLTQIAARDRQALAELNAEAARIASISAGAIPEIPPPPGAVLPYGATDPFARSSGTAPTFLNGGMPWPVAGAITSGYGWRIHPIFDTPEFHTGVDIAASMGTAVQAPEAGTVIFAGVLPANGTLVILDHGRGITTTYSHLSSYRVYIGEHVRRGQVIAQVGSTGWSTGPHLFFEIRQNGRPINPLGL
- a CDS encoding YSC84-related protein; protein product: MRVSRFRRSLALAACLLLLGNLALPGVSHAKTAQEIDAGVDAALARFDQQVTGGANFLATAEGVLVLPDVVKAAFVIGGQYGEGALRVGGSTNGYYSIAGGSWGASIGIQKKDLIIVFRDRAALQQFKDSSGWQVGVDGAATLVNVGVGADVSTMQINQPIVAFVVGQKGLMFDVSLQGAKISKLNK
- a CDS encoding ATP-binding protein, which encodes MRTDSRPDSLRVARKQVREAALRAGASVGIASEIELAAGEALSNTYTHAYNGTAGPVEIQIDQTGTHVIVSVIDGGEATIAPVIPDTLPATTLIGGRGLYLMRRLLDDVTISISPTGHGLVVQMTRRVRRQGDELAVSERGDICGG
- a CDS encoding Hsp20/alpha crystallin family protein — its product is MMERGLPLNVYRGAQRLMVATTAPGLEPQNIRIEVEGRRLSIRGAVRGLGQERKQGYLREWTVGPYERAVDLPESVDASRANASYDNGVLVVIFPLSPRPISGAITLLKVGTAKGQRIRHVGRDLRPVG